Below is a genomic region from Mesorhizobium sp. NZP2298.
GACGCGGTGTCGCTGATCAACACCATCAATTCGATCACCGGTGTCGATCTCGACAGCTTCGCGCCGATGCCCACCATCGACGGCAAGGGCTCGCATGGCGGCTATTGCGGCCCGGCGGTGAAGCCGATCGCCATGAACATGGTGGCCGAAATCGCGCGCGATCCCGAAACGCGCGGCCTGCCGATCTCGGGCATTGGCGGCATCACCACATGGCGCGACGCCGCCGAATTCCTGGCTCTGGGCGCCGGCAACGTGCAGGTGTGCACGGCGGCCATGACCTATGGCTTCAAAATCGTGCAGGAGATGATCGCGGGTCTCGAGAACTGGATGGACGAGAAGGGCCACCGCTCGCTCGACGACGTCATCGGTCGCGCCACGCCCAACGTCACCGACTGGCAGTATCTCAACCTCAACTATGTCGCCAAGGCGCATATCGACCAGGATGCCTGCATCAAATGCGGCCGCTGCCACATCGCCTGCGAGGACACCTCGCACCAGGCGATTACCAACATGGTCAACGGCGTCAGGCATTTCGAGGTGATCGAGGCGGAGTGCGTCGGCTGCAATCTGTGCGTCAATGTCTGCCCGGTCGACAATTGCATCACCATGGAGCCGCTGGCCGCCGGGGCAATGGATGAACGCACCGGCAAGCCGGTATCGCCAATCTACGCCAACTGGACGACGCACCCGAACAATCCGATGGCCAAGGTGGCGGCGGAGTAGGGGCAGACATTCGACAAAGAAGCGGCGCCTTCCGGCGCCGTTTTTCATTTTCCTATTGCGGATAAAGATTATCCAGGATAAAAGATATCCATGAATTGGAGATCGGCATCATGAAACTTGGCGAGGGCGTTGAAGCGGCCATCCACTGTGCGGCCACGCTGGCCAGCGTGGACGGAAACAGCACCATGCCGGGTGCCGCTCTTGCCGAATCCTTTGGCCTGTCGCCGAGCTATCTGCTGAAGCATCTCAACATGCTGTGCGCGGCGCGCATCCTGGAATCGATATCAGGGCCGGCGGGCGGCTACCGGCTGGCGCGGCCGGCGGAGAGCATCACCCTGCTCGACATCGTGCTGGCCATCGAGGGACGTGAACCGGCCTTTCGCTGCGGCGAGATCCGCCGCAACGGCCCGGTCAAGCTCGACGCTTCGGCCTATGTCAAACCCTGCGGCATCAATGCCGCGATGCTGAAAGCCGAGCGCGCCTATCGGGCTGCGCTCGCCGAGACAAAGCTCTCCGACATCGTGGCGGACTACGCGGCAGAGGGCGATCCCCGATCGTTTGCCGCGAGTTGTGCCTTTGTCGCACGCCATCAGCGGCCGCAGAAATCCAGTTCCATCCCTCAACCCCCAAAGCATATGTGAAAGGAAGACGATGAAACAGAGGATGCAATTCTTCGCCAAGGCGCCCGAGATCATGAAGGCGGTGTCGGCGCTCAACAAGGCGGTCGACGAATGCGGGCTGGAGGTGAGCCTGCTGCACCTGATCAAGCTCAGGGCGTCGCAGATCAATGGCTGCTCCTACTGCGTCGAGATGCACAGCCGCGAGGCGAGGCGCGACGGAGAAACCGAGCAGCGGCTCTATCTCGTCTCGGCCTGGAAGGAATCGCCGCTGTTTTCCGAACGCGAGCGCGCCGCCTTTGCCTGGACCGAGGCGGTGACCCTGATTGCTGACAATGGCGTCTCTGACGAACTTTATGCCCGCACGCTTGAGCATTTCTCGGACGAGGAACTGGTCAAGCTGTCGGTTGCTCTCGGCATGATCAACACCTGGAACCGGCTTTGCATCCCGTTCCACGCCATTCATCCGATGCCGGCCGCCAAGGCAGCCTGATTTTCTTGCGCTATGGGAGCGCCGCCGGGGCGGCGGCGCTCCAACAGTTTCAAAGGGAGCGTTTGATGCCTGTCGATTTGCCTTCGACCTTGTTGTTTCTCGGCCGCCTGTTGCTCGGCGGCGCTTTTGCCTTCGCCGGCCTGCGCAACATCCAGAACGCTGCTTTCCTGACAGGGCTGATGGCCGCGCGCGGCGTGCCGCGGGCGCGGCTGGCGCTATGGGCCGGCATCGTCTTGCAGATCGTTGCCGGTGTTCTGGTGATAGCTGGGCCATGGACCGCGATCGCCTGTGCGGTGCTGGTGGTGTTCCTGGTCGTCGCGACACCGATATTCCACAATTTCTGGGACCATCAGGGCCCGGACCGCGCGGCGCGCATCAACGGCGTCGTCGGCAATGTCGCGCTGACGGGCGGTTTCCTGACTCTGATCGCTCAATCCGTTTGAAGGCTGAGGTCATGCCGCGAACCGCAGACCACCGTCGCAGGTCAGAACCTGGCCGGTCATGAAACCGTTGGAGACGAGGAAGGCTATCGCCGAGGCGACATCCTCGGCACGGCCAACCCGCCCCACGGGCGTCTTGCCGGCATATTCGGCAAAGACCGCCTGCCGCTGCTCTTCCGGTAAAAAATCCCACCACGGCGTGTCGATAACGCCAGGCGCCACGACGTTGACGCGCAAGGGCTTCAGTTCGACAGCCAGGATCGGCGCCACGGTCAACAGCATGCCGTTGATGGCGCCGATGCCGGCGATGCCCGGCATGGCGACCTGAGCCGATACCGCCGATATGAAGGTGACCGATCCGGTCTTGCCGAGCGTCGGCAGGGCTGCCTGCAGGCAGGACAGTTGCGGCCGTACCTTCTCCTCGACGCCGCTGCCGATGTCGGCAAGGTCGAGGGTCTCGAACGGGCCGAGGCCTTTGCCGCCGCTCGCCGCCAGAACGAGGTGGTCGAACGGGCCGAGGCGCTCGAAGAACTGACGCACTTCATCCGGCTTCGAAGCATCGAAGGCCGCCTTGTCGGCAGCGCCGCCAAGGCTTTTCCAGGCGCCGGCGAGCTTGTCCTGGTTGCGCCCGGTGATCGTCACCTTCATGCCGGGTCCAATCAGCTTGCGCGCGGTTGCCAGGCCGATGCCGGACGAGCCGCCGATGATGACTGTGTGTTCGGTTCTGTTGGTCATGAGTTTGTTCCTTCGATTTTGAGTAGGCCGGGCCGACAAGGTCGAGGCTCAGGCTCCGCAATTGCTGTCTTGTCCTGGCGTCGTAGGCCTGGGCGTCGGCGCGGGATTCGCGCAGGCCGTCGAAATAGAGGCCGCTGCGTCCTGCGAGCGCGGACGAGGTCGCGAGGTTGACGATCGCGTCGGCGCCGGTTTCGACCGAACTCCATGGCGTCACGCCCGCCTGCCGGACCATGGTGGTGTTCATGTAGCTCGCCGGATGCAGCGCGTTGACGGTGACGCCGGTGCCTTTCAGCTGTTCCGCCAGATCGACGGTGAACAGGATCTGCGCCAGCTTGCTCTGGCAG
It encodes:
- a CDS encoding SDR family oxidoreductase, which gives rise to MTNRTEHTVIIGGSSGIGLATARKLIGPGMKVTITGRNQDKLAGAWKSLGGAADKAAFDASKPDEVRQFFERLGPFDHLVLAASGGKGLGPFETLDLADIGSGVEEKVRPQLSCLQAALPTLGKTGSVTFISAVSAQVAMPGIAGIGAINGMLLTVAPILAVELKPLRVNVVAPGVIDTPWWDFLPEEQRQAVFAEYAGKTPVGRVGRAEDVASAIAFLVSNGFMTGQVLTCDGGLRFAA
- a CDS encoding carboxymuconolactone decarboxylase family protein; protein product: MKQRMQFFAKAPEIMKAVSALNKAVDECGLEVSLLHLIKLRASQINGCSYCVEMHSREARRDGETEQRLYLVSAWKESPLFSERERAAFAWTEAVTLIADNGVSDELYARTLEHFSDEELVKLSVALGMINTWNRLCIPFHAIHPMPAAKAA
- a CDS encoding RrF2 family transcriptional regulator, whose translation is MKLGEGVEAAIHCAATLASVDGNSTMPGAALAESFGLSPSYLLKHLNMLCAARILESISGPAGGYRLARPAESITLLDIVLAIEGREPAFRCGEIRRNGPVKLDASAYVKPCGINAAMLKAERAYRAALAETKLSDIVADYAAEGDPRSFAASCAFVARHQRPQKSSSIPQPPKHM
- a CDS encoding DoxX family protein; amino-acid sequence: MPVDLPSTLLFLGRLLLGGAFAFAGLRNIQNAAFLTGLMAARGVPRARLALWAGIVLQIVAGVLVIAGPWTAIACAVLVVFLVVATPIFHNFWDHQGPDRAARINGVVGNVALTGGFLTLIAQSV
- the preA gene encoding NAD-dependent dihydropyrimidine dehydrogenase subunit PreA produces the protein MADIRNNFVGIKSPNPFWLASAPPTDKAYNVIRAFKAGWGGVVWKTLGEEGPPVVNVNGPRYGAIWGADRRLLGLNNIELITDRDLQTNLREMKQVKMDWPDRALIASIMVPCVEESWKSILPLVEETGADGIELNFGCPHGMSERGMGAAVGQVPEYIEMVVRWCKQYTRMPVITKLTPNITDIRKPARAAHAGGTDAVSLINTINSITGVDLDSFAPMPTIDGKGSHGGYCGPAVKPIAMNMVAEIARDPETRGLPISGIGGITTWRDAAEFLALGAGNVQVCTAAMTYGFKIVQEMIAGLENWMDEKGHRSLDDVIGRATPNVTDWQYLNLNYVAKAHIDQDACIKCGRCHIACEDTSHQAITNMVNGVRHFEVIEAECVGCNLCVNVCPVDNCITMEPLAAGAMDERTGKPVSPIYANWTTHPNNPMAKVAAE